Proteins encoded together in one Acholeplasma hippikon window:
- a CDS encoding NAD(P)-dependent oxidoreductase, producing MKIGIICATGKAGELILNEALARGHEVTAIVRNKSKLKTDKVKVIEKDAFSLTKADFIDLDVLVNAYGAPLDKDTESNHIKLGRLLINALAHTKTRLIVVGGAGSLFTDKLHQKRVVETLPEFVHPIANGQLKNLLDLESSSNLNWTFISPAMIFDYHGPKTGKYVIGKDELILNAKGESYVSYLDYAIALLDEIEHPKHLNQRFTVVAESK from the coding sequence ATGAAAATAGGAATTATTTGTGCAACCGGTAAAGCTGGCGAGTTAATTTTAAATGAAGCACTTGCTAGAGGGCATGAAGTTACTGCGATTGTAAGAAATAAATCTAAATTAAAAACTGATAAAGTAAAAGTTATTGAAAAAGATGCCTTCAGCTTAACTAAAGCGGACTTTATAGACTTAGATGTTTTAGTCAATGCATATGGCGCTCCACTAGATAAAGATACTGAATCAAATCATATCAAATTAGGTAGATTACTGATTAATGCATTAGCACACACCAAAACCCGTTTAATTGTTGTAGGTGGTGCTGGAAGCTTATTTACAGATAAATTGCATCAAAAAAGAGTGGTAGAGACACTTCCGGAATTTGTTCATCCAATTGCCAATGGACAACTAAAGAATTTATTGGACTTAGAAAGTTCTTCTAACCTTAATTGGACATTTATATCTCCTGCTATGATATTTGATTATCATGGCCCAAAAACTGGTAAATATGTCATAGGAAAAGATGAATTAATATTGAATGCTAAGGGAGAAAGTTATGTTAGTTATCTTGACTATGCGATTGCGCTACTTGATGAGATTGAGCATCCAAAACACTTAAATCAACGTTTTACTGTGGTTGCTGAATCAAAATAA
- the groL gene encoding chaperonin GroEL (60 kDa chaperone family; promotes refolding of misfolded polypeptides especially under stressful conditions; forms two stacked rings of heptamers to form a barrel-shaped 14mer; ends can be capped by GroES; misfolded proteins enter the barrel where they are refolded when GroES binds), which translates to MSKEIKYGSVAKDAILNGVNKLADTVKITLGPKGRNVILEKSYGSPLITNDGVSIAKEIELQDAYENMGAKLVYEVANRTNDEAGDGTTTATVLAQSIIQKGFKAIEHGANPILVREGMLKAGKVIADKLLEKSRMINSKEDIQSVASISAGDKEIGSIIAEAMEKVTKNGIITVDESKGFETELEVVEGLQYDKGYISPYFVNNRETMAIEFEDPYVLVTDQKIKTIQEILPILEQVIKTNKPLLMIAEEIENEVTSTLIVNKLRGTFNVVATKAPGFGDNQKELLQDIAILTGATFYTKDLDMKLNEMRLEDLGKVSKAVIKKDTTTLIGGKGHKDSIDRRIDEIMNQVQQATSEYDKKKYQERLAKLVGGVAIIKVGAATESELKEKKLRIEDALNATKAAVAEGIVIGGGAVLVEIYEALNHNFTDENPDVNKGIRAVLDSLLVPTYQIAENAGFDGQTIVEMQRKQPLNHGFDAKEGKWVDLLKHGIIDPTRVTRNAILNASSIASLLITSEAAVVEVKEPKTQMPTMDY; encoded by the coding sequence ATGAGTAAAGAAATCAAGTATGGCTCAGTAGCTAAAGATGCTATCTTAAACGGTGTGAACAAATTAGCAGATACCGTCAAAATTACATTAGGTCCTAAAGGTAGAAATGTAATCTTAGAAAAATCATATGGATCACCACTGATTACAAATGATGGTGTATCTATTGCAAAAGAAATTGAATTGCAAGACGCTTATGAAAATATGGGGGCAAAATTAGTTTATGAAGTAGCTAATAGAACAAATGATGAAGCAGGAGATGGAACGACAACAGCAACTGTCCTTGCACAATCTATTATTCAAAAAGGCTTTAAAGCAATTGAACATGGTGCTAATCCAATTTTAGTACGCGAAGGTATGTTAAAAGCTGGAAAAGTTATTGCTGATAAATTATTAGAAAAATCAAGAATGATCAATTCTAAAGAAGATATACAAAGTGTTGCAAGTATCTCTGCTGGTGATAAAGAAATTGGTTCAATCATCGCAGAAGCAATGGAAAAAGTAACTAAAAATGGTATTATCACAGTTGATGAATCTAAAGGATTTGAAACTGAATTAGAAGTTGTTGAAGGTTTACAATATGATAAAGGATATATTTCGCCATATTTTGTTAACAACAGAGAAACTATGGCGATTGAGTTTGAAGATCCATACGTACTGGTTACAGATCAAAAAATTAAAACAATCCAAGAAATCTTACCAATTCTAGAACAAGTTATTAAAACAAACAAACCATTATTAATGATTGCAGAAGAGATTGAAAATGAAGTTACATCAACTTTAATTGTCAATAAACTTCGTGGAACATTTAATGTAGTGGCAACTAAAGCTCCTGGATTTGGTGACAATCAAAAAGAATTACTACAAGATATTGCAATATTAACTGGTGCAACATTCTATACAAAAGACTTAGATATGAAACTTAATGAAATGCGTTTAGAAGATTTAGGTAAAGTTTCTAAAGCAGTTATTAAGAAAGATACAACAACATTAATTGGTGGAAAAGGTCATAAAGATTCAATTGATAGAAGAATTGATGAAATTATGAACCAAGTTCAACAAGCAACATCTGAATATGACAAGAAGAAATACCAAGAACGTTTAGCTAAGCTTGTTGGTGGGGTTGCAATCATTAAAGTTGGTGCAGCAACAGAATCTGAATTAAAGGAAAAGAAATTAAGAATTGAAGATGCATTAAATGCTACAAAAGCAGCAGTTGCTGAAGGTATTGTTATTGGTGGCGGTGCCGTATTAGTTGAAATCTATGAAGCATTAAACCATAACTTCACTGATGAAAATCCAGATGTAAATAAAGGTATTCGAGCTGTTTTAGACTCATTATTAGTTCCTACTTATCAAATTGCTGAAAATGCTGGATTTGATGGTCAAACAATCGTAGAAATGCAAAGAAAACAACCATTAAATCATGGTTTTGATGCAAAAGAAGGTAAATGGGTAGATTTATTAAAGCATGGA
- a CDS encoding DEAD/DEAH box helicase, translating into MNTFSNLGLNEKIAKSVAFVGYTEPTPIQVEAIPHLLAKKDLLGSAQTGTGKTAAFALPILQHIYESLDFTKPRKIEALILAPTRELATQIGENFTKYSKFINIKNTIIYGGVSQKKQEEALRKGVDILIATPGRLMDLMEQKIVKLDHVKYLVLDEADQMLDMGFIKDIKKIISHIPKERQSMLFSATMPKEIEKLATEMLVDPVRIAVAPVTQTLDIISQRVYHVKKKQKINLLAHLLETENMKRVLIFVRTKRNADRLVKNLAELNIHAEPIHGNKSQAARDRALLNFKTGKTKILVATDVASRGLDISGLDYVFNYELPEIEETFIHRIGRTGRAGKAGEAIAFVSDEEKDLLKDIEKHINLKLQVFPHPFMDEKEKEVVKDVKTTKETKKNPSNKKNDQKKKVEKQPDYLRFRGYDPKKKKNSKKKSDSFEQYKKKKNPYYQSKSK; encoded by the coding sequence ATGAATACATTTAGTAATTTAGGTTTAAATGAAAAAATAGCAAAGTCAGTGGCATTTGTTGGTTATACTGAACCAACACCAATACAAGTTGAGGCAATTCCACATTTATTAGCAAAGAAAGATTTATTAGGAAGTGCCCAAACAGGAACAGGTAAAACTGCAGCTTTTGCGTTACCAATTTTACAACATATCTATGAATCTTTAGATTTTACAAAACCTCGTAAAATTGAGGCATTAATATTAGCCCCAACAAGAGAGTTAGCAACTCAAATTGGTGAAAACTTCACCAAATATTCGAAGTTTATTAATATCAAAAACACAATAATTTATGGCGGAGTTAGCCAAAAGAAACAAGAAGAAGCACTTAGAAAAGGTGTTGATATCTTAATTGCTACTCCGGGTCGATTAATGGATTTAATGGAACAAAAAATAGTTAAATTAGACCATGTGAAATATTTGGTTTTAGATGAAGCAGATCAAATGCTTGATATGGGGTTCATCAAAGACATCAAAAAAATTATTAGTCATATTCCAAAAGAAAGACAATCAATGTTGTTTTCTGCAACTATGCCAAAAGAAATTGAAAAATTAGCTACAGAAATGTTAGTTGATCCAGTAAGAATTGCGGTTGCACCTGTAACTCAAACATTAGATATTATTTCACAACGTGTATATCATGTTAAAAAGAAACAAAAGATAAATTTATTAGCACATTTACTTGAAACTGAAAATATGAAACGTGTCTTAATTTTCGTTAGAACAAAACGTAATGCAGACCGTTTAGTTAAAAATTTAGCTGAGTTGAACATTCATGCAGAGCCAATTCATGGTAATAAATCACAGGCTGCACGTGACAGAGCATTACTTAATTTTAAAACAGGAAAAACTAAAATCCTGGTTGCAACTGATGTTGCATCTCGTGGATTAGATATTAGTGGACTAGACTATGTTTTCAATTATGAACTTCCAGAAATTGAAGAAACATTTATTCATCGTATAGGTAGAACTGGTCGTGCTGGTAAAGCAGGTGAAGCAATTGCCTTTGTCAGTGATGAAGAAAAAGATTTATTAAAAGATATCGAAAAACATATCAATTTAAAACTTCAAGTATTCCCTCACCCATTCATGGATGAAAAAGAAAAAGAAGTTGTAAAAGATGTGAAAACAACAAAAGAAACAAAGAAGAATCCTTCAAATAAAAAGAACGACCAAAAGAAAAAGGTTGAAAAACAACCAGATTACCTAAGATTTAGAGGATATGATCCTAAAAAGAAAAAAAATTCAAAGAAAAAGTCGGATTCTTTTGAGCAATATAAGAAAAAGAAAAATCCTTATTATCAATCAAAGAGTAAATAA
- a CDS encoding GroES family chaperonin: MLKPLNEYVVLSFEKVESKTESGIILSTSEKDKPSIGNVVALGPKVKDIKVGDKVVYQTYSGTKVKFDEKEYLIIKEENILAIYE; this comes from the coding sequence ATGTTAAAACCATTGAACGAATATGTGGTTTTATCGTTCGAAAAGGTTGAGTCAAAGACTGAGTCAGGCATTATCCTTTCAACTTCTGAAAAGGATAAACCTTCAATTGGTAATGTCGTTGCACTTGGTCCTAAAGTGAAAGATATCAAAGTAGGCGATAAAGTTGTATACCAAACATATTCAGGAACAAAAGTGAAATTTGATGAAAAGGAATATTTAATCATCAAAGAAGAAAATATATTAGCCATATATGAATAA
- the rlmD gene encoding 23S rRNA (uracil(1939)-C(5))-methyltransferase RlmD, translating to MINEQLKIGDVIEVEIKKIGINGEGIGYYHKLAVFVDNALPGEVVDVKLTELYETRGVAEIINIKVSSPDRLEVKFPSYDACGAYSMQHLTYKRALALKRDILVNALNRYVTSKIKYAMIKPTIGMREPLGYRNKVSLPVRKIDGHNKFGLFAKGSNEFIPVNDTPVQNPRINEMVQALELIMDETGFDAYIQKDKSGFVKSVVIRRGHFTGETQVSFLLMKHDERIELVAEKLVQKFPEIMSVYEFLTDNYKEQVFFSTNSRLVYGKQTINEKINGQTFSLYPESFFQLNTVMADNFYNKMRELANLSKDDIVIDAYAGIAPVSHYIAKDCKKVYAIEIDQRSVQSAILSLKRNNIKNVTVLQSDFTKALKNLEEKSIDAMFFDPPRTGLGYETIKQVLKYKPKKLIYGSCNPSTLAKDLEMLLKVYDLKEIVPLDMFPYTPLVESVSLLVLKDE from the coding sequence ATGATAAATGAACAATTAAAAATTGGTGATGTTATCGAAGTTGAAATTAAAAAAATTGGAATCAACGGTGAAGGTATCGGCTATTATCATAAATTAGCAGTATTTGTTGATAATGCATTACCAGGTGAAGTAGTTGATGTTAAGTTAACTGAACTTTATGAGACACGTGGTGTTGCTGAAATCATAAATATCAAAGTAAGTAGTCCAGACCGTTTAGAAGTGAAGTTCCCTTCATACGATGCATGTGGCGCTTACAGCATGCAACATTTAACTTATAAACGTGCACTTGCATTAAAAAGAGATATTTTAGTTAATGCACTGAATCGTTATGTGACATCAAAAATTAAATACGCAATGATTAAACCAACTATTGGTATGAGAGAACCATTGGGGTATCGTAATAAAGTTTCATTACCAGTTAGAAAAATAGACGGACATAACAAGTTTGGTTTATTTGCAAAAGGAAGCAATGAATTTATTCCTGTTAATGATACGCCGGTACAAAACCCAAGAATTAACGAAATGGTTCAAGCTTTAGAACTTATTATGGATGAAACAGGATTTGACGCTTATATTCAAAAAGATAAATCAGGTTTTGTAAAGTCAGTAGTCATTCGTCGTGGTCATTTCACAGGTGAAACTCAGGTATCTTTCCTACTCATGAAACATGATGAACGCATTGAGTTAGTTGCTGAGAAGTTAGTTCAAAAGTTCCCTGAAATTATGAGTGTTTATGAATTCTTAACAGATAATTATAAAGAACAAGTTTTCTTTTCAACAAATAGTCGCTTAGTCTACGGTAAACAAACAATTAACGAAAAAATAAATGGCCAAACTTTCTCATTATATCCAGAATCATTCTTCCAATTAAATACAGTGATGGCAGATAACTTCTATAATAAAATGAGAGAATTAGCAAACTTAAGTAAAGATGATATTGTCATTGATGCTTATGCAGGGATTGCCCCAGTGAGCCATTACATTGCTAAAGATTGTAAAAAGGTTTATGCAATCGAAATCGACCAACGCAGTGTTCAAAGTGCGATTTTATCTCTTAAACGAAATAACATAAAAAATGTGACTGTACTACAATCTGATTTTACAAAGGCGTTAAAAAACTTAGAAGAAAAATCAATTGATGCGATGTTCTTTGACCCACCTCGAACAGGTTTAGGATATGAAACAATCAAACAAGTCTTAAAATATAAACCTAAGAAGTTGATTTATGGATCATGTAATCCATCAACACTTGCTAAAGATTTAGAAATGTTATTAAAAGTGTATGATTTAAAAGAAATCGTGCCACTTGATATGTTCCCATATACACCGCTTGTTGAAAGTGTTTCATTACTAGTTTTAAAAGATGAGTAA